Within the bacterium genome, the region GCAGTATAAAATTAGAAGAAATCCAAACAGCTTTTATTGGCCCGATGCCGGGTATCAAGAAATAAGGATTAACCATGAAATTAAACTGGGGTATCGGTATTGCAATTCTTTATTCAGGATTCGCTCTAAGCATGATCGGCTTCCTGATTTTTTCGCGTTTTCAAACCGTCGAACTTGTTGCGCCAAATTATTATGACAATGAAGTGCGTTATCAGCAGCATATCGATATGGTCAAACGTACCCAAGCTTTATCGGAACCGCTACGCTGGGAATTAAAAAATAAAAGCGTGCTGCTTCAATTTCCCTCATCGATGAAGCATCAGGTTATCAGCGGAAGCGTCACTTTTTATCGTCCTTCAAATTCCAACGGCGACTATGTGGTTCCGATCAAAGTCGATGCAGCGGCGGCTCAATCCATATCGATTGACCGCCTCTTTAAAGGACTTTGGAAAATGCAAATTCGCTGGGCCGCGGATTCCGCCACTTATTACAACGAAGAAATTTTAACTCTACAATAGGAACGTGCATGGAAATTTTAGCCGGTTTTATATTAGGCGTGTTGGGCAGCTTTCATTGCGCAGGTATGTGTGGCCCGTTAGTTTTAGCATTACCGCACGGATCGCCGAGCCGGTGGTCGATGCTGACTGAAAGCCTGACGTACAATGCCGGCAAAATGCTGACGTATGCTATGATGGGTTTGGTGGCCGGAGGATTGGGTGCGACCATCCGGCTGGCAGGGTATCAACAGATTTTATCCGTTATCGTTGGAAGCCTATTGCTGATCGTTATTTTCCTTCCGAAAAAGTTTTACGAACCCTTCCTTTTTTCGCCCAGTGGCGGCCGTTTCCAAAGATTTAGAAATATTTTTAAAAAATTATGGAGCAGCCGCTCGTACGGTTCATTTTTTACAATCGGCATTTTAAATGGTTTCCTGCCTTGCGGTCTGGTGTATATGGCTCTCGCCGGAGCCATCGTTACGAGCGGGGCATGGAATGGTTTTGCATATATGGGCCTTTTTGGTTTGGGCACTATGCCGATGTTGGTAATCATTTACGCGGTCAGGCAGTCTATTGGTTTAACGCTCAGACGGACGTTGGTGCGACTGATCCCTGTGGGCATGGCCACCGTCGCGATTTTGCTGATATTACGAGGTTTGAATCTGGGTATTCCTTACGTAAGCCCGAAAACGCCGCTTGAAAAAGCGTCACATGTTTCAAGTTGCTGTGAATAAAAAAGGATGGGTGCAATGAAAACAAAATCAGAACCAAGTGAATTGATCTGTTCGACGTGTCCCGTTATGCCGGACACGATGTTCACTGTTTGTGATCTGAAGGCGTTGGATTCCGGTTTAAAAAATAAAACCGTAGAAAAATTTGAAAAAAACGCCGTGATGTTTCATGAAGGCGATGAACCCCGGGGTGTATTTTGCGTTTACTCAGGTGTGATAAAAATTACACGTAAAGACGTAAAAGGAGTCGAGAGAATTTTACAGTTTGCTAAACCGGGCGATCTCTTGGGAATACCGGCTACCGTTACGCGGCAACCCTATCACAATTCAGCGCACGTTCTCGAAGCATCTTCCGTTTGTTACATTGCCAAAGAAGATTTCATCAATTTCATGAAAAGCAATCCGGAGTTTTCGTTGCGTGTAATGAAATTTCTTTCCGACCGAATCGACTTTATGGAAAAGAAAATCAAATTTGCCGCTGAAACATCGCTCCCGGGCCGCTTGGCCGATATGTTATTAATGCTGAAGCAGGCATACGGGCTTAATGATCAGGATGAATTAAATGTCTCGATTGCTACGGATGATCTCGCAAATTTTGTCAACGCCGATCCGGGCGCTCTGATCGTTCAATTAAAGAAAATGTCTGACGACAAAATTCTCGCTATTCGGAATAACCGTATTCAATTTTTATCCGTTGAAAAAATGGAAGAACTGATCCGGCCTTAAAAAATTGCAACCATGAGTTTTCGGCAAACATTCGACTGGCACGATTGGAATGATATCCATAACCGGATCTATTCCCAAAGTTCTGACGACGTCGAACGTGCATTGCAACATACGGAACGGGACCTGCTGGATTTTATGGCCCTCGTTTCACCGGCAGCTGCGCCCTACCTTCCTGTCATGCTCGAGCAAAGCCGATCGATGACTCAACAACATTTTGGAAAACGGATTCAATTGTATGCCCCTCTTTATTTATCAAATTTCTGCGACAACGGCTGCGTGTACTGCGGATATCGAATTGATAACCGTATTCAAAGAATTACTTTGAATGCTGACCAGATCGTTCGTGAACTTCGAGTGCTGATCGACCACGGAATTCGCAACATCCTTTTACTGACCGGCGAATCCAAGCGTCATGCGGACTCAAACTATCTAGCCGAGGCCGTTAAGCTCGTACGTCTGTATTTCAATAAAATTTCCATTGAAGTGCAGCCTTTGACTCTTGACGAATACGCGGCGCTCAAAGGCGAGGGCGTTAACGGCGTCTATATTTACCAGGAAACCTATCGGCGTGAGAATTACCGCTTCTATCATCCTAAAGGGATGAAATCGCATTTTTATTATCGCCTGGAAACGCCTGACCGGATTGCTTTGGCCGGTATTGAAAAAATCGGGCTTGGAACGTTGATAGGATTGGAGGATTGGCGTACCGACGCATATTTTACAGCATTGCATCTCCATTATATCGAAGAGACATACCCTCACACGCGCCGTTCAATTTCATTTCCGCGTTTGCGCCCGGCCGAAAGCAGTATAATACCGAATGTGACGATCACCGATCAGCAGTTACTGCAATTGATGTGTGCCTACCGTTTGTGCCATCCGAACCTGGAAATGTCGCTGTCTACGCGGGAACAGGCGCATTTCCGTGATGAAGCTTTTGCATTCGGTGTCACATCGCTCAGCGCCGGTTCGAAAACCAATCCGGGCGGGTATGCATTATTTTCGTCATCGCTAGAACAATTTGAAATTTCTGACAACCGATCTCCCAAACAAATTGCCACCATGCTCAAGAATCGAGGTTACGAGGCGATTTGGGATACACCGGAATTTGAATACGATATTCATCACTCCACTTAATCGAATCGAGGCTTTATGCGATATAAGACGATTATCGAACCGTTTCGGATAAAAATGGTCGAACCGGTTTACATGACCAATGAAAAAGAACGCCACGAATATCTGGAAGCCGCACATTACAATCCTTTTTTACTCAAATCAGAACATGTTTTGATCGATCTTCTGACCGACAGCGGTACTTCGGCCATGAGCGCACGGCAATGGAGCGCCATGATGAAGGGCGATGAATCCTATGCTGGCGCCAAAAGCTGGGAATTGATGGAGCGCACAATTCATGACCTTACTGGTTATCCGTATATTTTACCGACCCACCAGGGCCGCGCCGCCGAGCGGATTTTGTACGGCTATCTCGGTGGCAAAGGAAAATATTTTATCAGCAATACGCACTTTGATACTACACGCGCCAATATTGAGTTCTCCGGCGCAACAGCCATCGATTGTCCTGTTGAAGAATCTAAACATCCTGCGCTGGAACATCCTTTCAAAGGTAATATTGACACACAGATTCTCGAAGCCTTGATCGCCAAGCACGGCGCATCCAATATTGCTGCAGTTATTCTCACTGTGACGAATAACAGCGGTGGCGGTCAGCCGGTCAGTATGGAAAATGCTCAGACCGTCAGCCGGATTTGTAAAAAACATCATATTCTTTTTATTATCGACGCTTGCCGTATTGCAGAAAATGCGTACTTCATTCATCATCGCGAAGAAGGCTATTCGCACAAAAAATTCAGAACGATCGCCCAGGAAATGTTCGCCTTGGCCGACGGTTGTATCATGAGCGCAAAAAAAGACGGTTTAGTCAATATGGGAGGTTTTCTTGCGTTGAAAAATAAAGAACTCGCGGATGCGTGTACCAATTTATTGATCATTACGGAAGGATATACGACTTACGGAGGATTATCCGGCCGCGACATGGAGGCCATTGCCGTCGGGCTTGAAGAAGTGTTTGACGCTCATTATTTGAAATACAGAATCAGGAGTACACAATATTTCGGTGACAAGCTGACTCAACTTGGCGTACCGCTTGTACGGCCTATAGGCGGCCACGCCGTATACATCGACGCCAAAGCATTTTATCCGAACATTCCGGTTGAACAGTACCCGGGTCAAGCGTTGGTGTGTGAGC harbors:
- the thiH gene encoding 2-iminoacetate synthase ThiH, which encodes MSFRQTFDWHDWNDIHNRIYSQSSDDVERALQHTERDLLDFMALVSPAAAPYLPVMLEQSRSMTQQHFGKRIQLYAPLYLSNFCDNGCVYCGYRIDNRIQRITLNADQIVRELRVLIDHGIRNILLLTGESKRHADSNYLAEAVKLVRLYFNKISIEVQPLTLDEYAALKGEGVNGVYIYQETYRRENYRFYHPKGMKSHFYYRLETPDRIALAGIEKIGLGTLIGLEDWRTDAYFTALHLHYIEETYPHTRRSISFPRLRPAESSIIPNVTITDQQLLQLMCAYRLCHPNLEMSLSTREQAHFRDEAFAFGVTSLSAGSKTNPGGYALFSSSLEQFEISDNRSPKQIATMLKNRGYEAIWDTPEFEYDIHHST
- a CDS encoding sulfite exporter TauE/SafE family protein: MEILAGFILGVLGSFHCAGMCGPLVLALPHGSPSRWSMLTESLTYNAGKMLTYAMMGLVAGGLGATIRLAGYQQILSVIVGSLLLIVIFLPKKFYEPFLFSPSGGRFQRFRNIFKKLWSSRSYGSFFTIGILNGFLPCGLVYMALAGAIVTSGAWNGFAYMGLFGLGTMPMLVIIYAVRQSIGLTLRRTLVRLIPVGMATVAILLILRGLNLGIPYVSPKTPLEKASHVSSCCE
- a CDS encoding tryptophanase gives rise to the protein MRYKTIIEPFRIKMVEPVYMTNEKERHEYLEAAHYNPFLLKSEHVLIDLLTDSGTSAMSARQWSAMMKGDESYAGAKSWELMERTIHDLTGYPYILPTHQGRAAERILYGYLGGKGKYFISNTHFDTTRANIEFSGATAIDCPVEESKHPALEHPFKGNIDTQILEALIAKHGASNIAAVILTVTNNSGGGQPVSMENAQTVSRICKKHHILFIIDACRIAENAYFIHHREEGYSHKKFRTIAQEMFALADGCIMSAKKDGLVNMGGFLALKNKELADACTNLLIITEGYTTYGGLSGRDMEAIAVGLEEVFDAHYLKYRIRSTQYFGDKLTQLGVPLVRPIGGHAVYIDAKAFYPNIPVEQYPGQALVCELYLKGGVRAVEIGSVMFGKYNTNGKLIPAAMELVRLAIPRRVYTQSHIDYAIEVFENVLKDRDHTRGLRITYEPKFLRHFTAKFERI
- a CDS encoding Crp/Fnr family transcriptional regulator, with the protein product MKTKSEPSELICSTCPVMPDTMFTVCDLKALDSGLKNKTVEKFEKNAVMFHEGDEPRGVFCVYSGVIKITRKDVKGVERILQFAKPGDLLGIPATVTRQPYHNSAHVLEASSVCYIAKEDFINFMKSNPEFSLRVMKFLSDRIDFMEKKIKFAAETSLPGRLADMLLMLKQAYGLNDQDELNVSIATDDLANFVNADPGALIVQLKKMSDDKILAIRNNRIQFLSVEKMEELIRP
- a CDS encoding FixH family protein; this encodes MKLNWGIGIAILYSGFALSMIGFLIFSRFQTVELVAPNYYDNEVRYQQHIDMVKRTQALSEPLRWELKNKSVLLQFPSSMKHQVISGSVTFYRPSNSNGDYVVPIKVDAAAAQSISIDRLFKGLWKMQIRWAADSATYYNEEILTLQ